The Pocillopora verrucosa isolate sample1 chromosome 14, ASM3666991v2, whole genome shotgun sequence genome has a segment encoding these proteins:
- the LOC131797905 gene encoding uncharacterized protein, with the protein MRQKDDQPFTELLNRIRTGTHTEEDVKCINSRSVSPSDDNYPSDALHIWAENNPVSEHNNKQLDQISKPLFVLTAVDQYPPNVTKQDIDRLLCRGRSETGGLDFEIHIKEGARVMLTTNIDIADRLINGQIGSVAKIIVNQDNQKPTVNFVKFDDHNAGNISIQKCGNLFARQNRALPIQPVVTKIKVRPGKPSSPEIQRIQFPITLAWACTVHKVQGLTLDKVVISFNLNRQRSFNYGQVYVALSRSTSLQGLYILGQIDSKNVRADSRVHDEYERLRNNSSKSMQQTNKPIQTIQENSSNLTLSLLNIRSLRKHSIDIKLDTNIFSSDIIALTETQLLPQDTDHNIRNDLNPFPLYRQDHISDKYSSLALCTKNNIEITEQEYFPSMSLSKPVTIADIKSSPVPNSPQRCAKKLTCAVLNKSPLRPIKNGSMFSLNLCDKDPSSTIRAVCFNTDLFSNFETDVTYDLQSFKVKKAFGNSSSLELLLDNDTKVSTAASQLKITDHTFNISQILRKETENIRFINLKAKVTSIGDSISVGTYPDNKSKRSIFLADNTGHIELVLWRERAETIQFKEGDVLSLQNVVLSTFNNQLSVTSTFETVITTLNEEMTVASTQHPLPKSNVVSLQTFIVAIKEFICTYTCIDCRKQIDPGASMESPTITCPTCSTMFLKESTQISNHCMVRLNNKQWFSAHTGVIQHLFKWQEPKPKPTEQDIVNLLSTKFTLRVDLDRKILEHAAPADTDTHPEPEEEESNSKKVKTA; encoded by the exons ATGAGACAAAAAGATGATCAGCCATTTACTGAGCTATTAAACAGAATTAGGACTGGTACTCACACTGAAGAAGATGTCAAGTGCATTAATTCAAGATCAGTCAGTCCATCAGATGATAATTACCCTTCAGATGCACTTCACATTTGGGCTGAAAATAACCCTGTTTCTGaacacaacaacaaacaactaGACCAAATTTCAAAACCTTTGTTTGTACTCACAGCTGTAGATCAGTATCCACCTAACGTCACAAAACAAGATATTGATAGGTTGTTATGTAGAGGGAGATCTGAAACAGGCGGACTTGATtttgaaatccacattaaaGAAGGTGCAAGAGTAATGCTTACAACTAACATCGATATTGCAGATAGACTTATAAATGGTCAGATAGGAAGTGTTgcaaaaattattgttaatcaAGATAATCAAAAACCAACAGTTaactttgtaaaatttgatGACCATAATGCTGGGaatatttcaatacaaaaatgtGGAAATCTGTTTGCTAGACAAAACAGAGCATTACCCATTCAACCAGTtgtaacaaaaatcaaagtcaGGCCAGGTAAACCATCCTCTCCAGAAATACAAAGGATACAGTTTCCTATCACACTGGCATGGGCATGCACTGTGCACAAAGTGCAAGGTTTGACACTTGATAAAGTTGTTATTAGTTTTAACTTGAATAGACAAAGAAGTTTTAACTATGGACAAGTTTATGTTGCATTAAGTCGTTCAACTTCCTTACAAGGACTTTACATTCTGGGGCAAATAGATAGTAAAAATGTAAGAGCAGACTCTAGAGTCCATGATGAATATGAAAGATTGCGAAATAATTCATCAAAAAGTATGcagcaaacaaataaaccaaTCCAAACTATTCAGGAAAATAGCTCAAATTTAACTTTATCCCTTCTAAATATAAGATCTCTTAGAAAACACAGTATTGACATCAAGCTTGAtacaaatattttcagtagTGATATTATAGCTCTGACAGAAACACAACTTCTTCCTCAAGACACAGACCACAATATTAGAAATGACTTGAATCCCTTTCCACTGTACAGGCAAGATCATATTTCTGACAAATACTCAAGTTTAGCACTCTGTACcaaaaataacattgaaattaCAGAACAAGAGTATTTCCCTTCA ATGTCATTAAGCAAACCAGTCACTATCGCTGACATCAAGTCTTCACCTGTCCCTAACTCTCCTCAACGATGTGCAAAGAAGCTCACATGTGCTGTCCTCAACAAAAGCCCACTAAGACCAATCAAAAATGGTTCTATGTTCTCCTTGAATCTATGTGATAAAGACCCATCATCCACAATCAGAGCCGTCTGTTTCAACACAGACCTGTTCTCCAACTTTGAAACGGATGTAACATATGATCTTCAATCATTCAAGGTGAAGAAAGCATTTGGCAATTCGAGCTCCCTGGAACTGCTACTTGACAACGACACCAAAGTTTCCACTGCAGCATCACAACTCAAGATCACAGACCATACTTTCAACATCTCCCAGATCCTTAGAAAGGAAACTGAGAATATCAGATTTATCAACCTGAAAGCAAAAGTAACAAGTATTGGGGATTCAATCTCGGTTGGCACATACCCCGACAACAAGTCAAAGAGAAGCATTTTCCTCGCAGACAATACTGGGCACATTGAACTTGTTTTGTGGAGAGAACGAGCAGAAACCATACAATTCAAAGAAGGCGATGTCCTCAGCCTGCAAAATGTGGTGTTGTCCACCTTCAATAACCAACTCAGTGTCACATCAACTTTTGAGACTGTCATTACAACACTAAATGAAGAAATGACAGTAGCCTCAACACAGCATCCACTGCCGAAATCCAATGTCGTCTCTCTTCAGACCTTCATTGTTGCTATCAAAGAATTTATCTGCACATACACCTGCATTGACTGCAGGAAACAGATCGACCCAGGCGCATCCATGGAGAGTCCAACAATAACATGTCCAACATGTTCTACCATGTTCTTAAAGGAAAGTACACAGATAAGCAACCACTGCATGGTCCGCCTAAACAACAAGCAATGGTTTTCGGCACATACAGGA gtcaTACAGCATCTCTTCAAATGGCAGGAGCCAAAACCCAAGCCAACAGAACAAGACATAGTAAATCTACTAAGCACTAAGTTCACACTGAGAGTGGATCTCGACCGAAAAATATTGGAACACGCTGCACCAGCAGACACCGACACTCACCCTGAgccagaagaagaagaatcaaactccaaaaaagttaaaacagcTTAA
- the LOC131782437 gene encoding LOW QUALITY PROTEIN: beta-alanine-activating enzyme (The sequence of the model RefSeq protein was modified relative to this genomic sequence to represent the inferred CDS: inserted 2 bases in 1 codon; deleted 2 bases in 1 codon), giving the protein MATLDALFDATSRSFGSYVAVTYNSGSMREHITYNELVVQASKVEDILETLCERQETIAIYSKQSISLVSCILGVLKSRNCFAPIDLNWPPDMIRKFLLKLSIHLVLLEEELRESFEKCLLQWKPFLPSGSKVEFVCDQVLVNSGFILLRWQDELREGKENSEDQGIAYVMQTSGTTGEAKAIRVPHMCIVTNITDLRNIFKVTSDDVMFLTSPYTFDPFIVQMFTAFAAGARLVIVPDNVKMVPSKLCSILFDEERVTILQPTPSLLYHIGQELIQSKILDKDSSLRVLAFGGEACPTLSTLRKWRSPESNSSIYNLYGITEVSCWASCHKITDRELEDTSADFHGISTSGHVSLESHKASWVSEVPLGTPLTDTTIEVRDANGKIVLEGVGQIYIGGVNRVCLLDNETQLHPGTMCATGDWAYVKDKTIWYRGRKDRQIKRMGKRINLDWIEQQISEQFPEMTCSLVLEKTANRKPDKLRLFVVNKSLSHVHNELSSFKRSILNILPVDACPDSVHMISHIPMTAHGKVDRGSLLVEAQKRTKLVDMSMREFLRYALNEVLEVTETNGEQKIFTDGEERQADDFFHVKQRDFKEDDMFIACGGSSLNAVRLVDLIETFVTEEKETEVDLSELLDIILTKPFGALCGYLERKLNIFDKGKDLDSKETHHLHQDANALTNTLVISVPSEQVPVLPVKRKFSTLADGASLYNNEAAKKIQGVEESEDSSTNAPSSVADVKTCFCTVQRQNQFTICNICKHSTPSIDRLVAGKAQIFPAGQTSVQAGMISCEAGPSPIMTKVSKEFYSSVQDHKVPRNVNLDIGNFNNAIGKVSVSCQWRTCLYKCVDASPLVVRAPGRSEGEVFIGSHSHMFICIRLSDGKVLWESRLGDRIESSAALSLCGRYVIVGCYDGQVYVLNRFTGETSWTFQTGAAVKSSPXDPQTGVAWVGSHDHYLYALDVTNRQCISATHCGAGSCFSSPYISKKPHLVFIATLSSHLLAIDATEHTILWSKQCPKPVFASPLLTPIGIVCACVNGFVYCFDFQGNKLWEFETQASVFCSATLYHDVRYGSRISHCIFGSHDKSVYCLSLTGEHLWRFTTDGPVYSSPFVAMIEGNTSCHTMCNARPCDEHDTQLAVFALSSVGSLYILDFYSGVLLAFYSLPGEVFSSPVVFDNQILIGCRDNYLYSLGILTL; this is encoded by the exons ATGGCGACTCTCGACGCTCTGTTCGATGCGACTTCCCGTTCTTTTGGGAGTTATGTCGCCGTCACCTATAACTCTGGATCAATGCGAGAACACATCACGTACAACGAACTGGTTGTTCAAGCGTCCAAAGTTGAAGACATTTTGGAGACATTGTGCGAAAGACAAGAAACCATAGCGATATATTCCAAACAGTCAATTAGTTTAGTGTCTTGCATTCTTGGAGTGTTGAAGTCTAGAAATTGCTTTGCACCAATTGATTTGAACTGGCCTCCAGACATGATCCGCAAGTTTCTGTTGAAACTGAGCATCCATCTTGTTTTATTAGAAGAAGAACTACGcgaatcatttgaaaaatgtttactGCAATGGAAACCATTTCTACCTAGTGGCAGCAAAGTAGAATTTGTCTGTGATCAAGTCCTTGTTAACAGTGGTTTTATACTCTTAAGATGGCAAGATGAATTAAGGGAGGGGAAAGAGAATAGTGAGGATCAGGGCATTGCATATGTCATGCAGACATCTGGTACAACAGGTGAAGCAAAAGCCATTAGAGTGCCACACATGTGCATAGTGACAAACATCACTGACTTGAG GAACATCTTCAAAGTGACATCTGATGATGTGATGTTCCTTACCTCTCCCTACACCTTTGATCCTTTCATTGTTCAGATGTTCACAGCATTTGCAGCTGGAGCCAGACTTGTAATTGTGCCTGACAATGTTAAAATGGTGCCGTCTAAGCTTTGCAGCAttctttttgatgaagaaagaGTCACTATTTTACAG CCCACTCCATCACTGTTGTACCACATTGGTCAAGAACTGATTCAGTCAAAGATTCTCGATAAAGATTCATCTCTCAGAGTGCTTGCATTTGGTGGCGAAGCCTGCCCTACCCTCTCCACTCTTAGAAAATGGAGGTCTCCTGAGAGTAACAGCTCAATCTATAATCTTTATGGCATCACAGAAGTTTCCTGTTGGGCATCTTGTCATAAAATTACTGATCGTGAGTTGGAGGATACAAGTGCTGATTTTCATGGTATTTCAACATCTGGACATGTAAGCCTGGAGAGCCACAAAGCCAGTTGGGTTAGTGAAGTACCTCTTGGTACTCCTCTGACAGACACAACCATTGAGGTGCGAGATGCAAATgggaaaattgttttggaagGAGTGGGACAAATATACATtg gTGGTGTAAATAGAGTGTGTCTCCTAGACAATGAAACCCAACTCCACCCGGGAACAATGTGTGCCACAGGGGACTGGGCTTATGTAAAAGACAAGACCATTTGGTACCGAGGACGCAAAGACAGGCAGATCAAGCGAATGGGAAAAAGAATAAATCTGGATTGGATTGAACAGCAGATTTCTGAGCAGTTCCCAGAAATGACATGTTCCTTGGTTTTAGAGAAAACTGCCAACAGAAAACCTGATAAACTTCGCCTATTTGTAGTAAACAAATCTCTGTCGCATGTTCACAATGAACtgtcatcttttaaaagaagcataCTGAACATCTTACCGGTTGATGCTTGCCCTGATTCAGTACATATGATTTCTCACATTCCAATGACAGCTCATGGAAAGGTCGACAGAGGCTCCTTGTTAGTTGAGGCTCAGAAAAGAACAAAGCTAGTGGACATGTCTATGAGAGAGTTTTTAAGATATGCCTTGAATGAAGTCTTGGAAGTCACTGAAACCAATGGTGAACAGAAGATTTTTACTGACGGTGAGGAAAGACAGgctgatgatttttttcatgtcaaacaaaGAGATTTTAAGGAAGATGACATGTTTATTGCTTGTGGTGGATCATCTCTTAATGCAGTTAGGCTGGTGGATCTAATTGAGACGTTTGTAACTGAAGAGAAGGAGACAGAAGTTGATCTTTCAGAGTTATTGGacataattttaacaaaacccTTTGGTGCCCTTTGTGGCTACCTTGAGAGAAAACTCAATATCTTTGATAAAGGAAAGGATCTGGACTCCAAGGAGACACATCATCTACATCAAGATGCAAATGCTCTTACAAATACTCTTGTAATTAGTGTTCCTTCTGAGCAAGTGCCTGTTCTTCCAGTGAAGAGAAAGTTCTCAACTCTAGCTGATGGTGCCTCCCTTTATAATAATGAGGCAGCAAAAAAGATCCAGGGAGTAGAAGAAAGTGAAGACTCTAGCACAAATGCTCCATCCAGTGTAGCTGATGTGAAAACCTGTTTTTGTACTGTACAAAGACAAAACCAGTTTACCATTTGTAACATCTGTAAACATTCAACACCAAGCATAGATAGGCTTGTGGCAGGCAAGGCACAAATATTTCCTGCCGGTCAAACCAGTGTTCAGGCTGGTATGATATCCTGTGAGGCTGGACCATCACCAATAATGACCAAGGTCTCTAAGGAGTTCTACTCTTCTGTCCAAGATCATAAAGTTCCCAGGAATGTCAACCTAGATATAGGAAATTTTAACAATGCCATAGGAAAAGTTTCTGTTTCTTGTCAGTGGCGAACTTGTCTGTACAAATGTGTTGATGCATCACCTCTTGTGGTTCGTGCACCAGGGAGGTCTGAAGGAGAAGTTTTCATTGGTTCCCATAGTCACATGTTCATATGCATCAGACTGAGTGATGGCAAAGTCCTGTGGGAGAGTAGGCTGGGGGACAGAATAGAATCTTCTGCAGCTCTCTCACTCTGTGGTAGATATGTAATAGTGG gtTGTTATGATGGCCAAGTGTATGTACTCAACCGCTTCACCGGTGAAACAAGTTGGACATTCCAAACGGGAGCAGCAGTGAAAAGTTCTCC TGACCCCCAGACTGGGGTGGCCTGGGTTGGGTCACATGATCACTATTTATATGCCCTTGATGTCACAAATAGGCAGTGCATTTCTGCAACACACTGCGGTGCAGGATCTTGTTTCAGTTCTCCATATATAAGTAAGAAACCTCATTTAGTATTCATTGCTACACTAAGCAGCCATCTTCTTGCAATTGATGCTACTGAACATACAATACTTTGGAGTAAGCAGTGTCCTAAGCCAGTGTTTGCATCACCGTTATTGACACCCATTGGTATAGTTTGCGCATGCGTGAATgggtttgtttattgttttgacTTCCAGGGTAATAAGCTATGGGAGTTTGAGACACAAGCTTCAGTGTTCTGTTCAGCGACTTTGTACCATGATGTAAGATATGGTTCCAGGATCTCACACTGTATT TTTGGCTCACATGACAAATCTGTGTATTGCTTGTCACTAACTGGTGAGCACTTGTGGAGATTTACAACCGATGGACCTGTGTATTCAAGTCCTTTTGTAGCCATGATTGAGGGAAATACGTCTTGTCACACAATGTGTAATGCAAGGCCTTGTGATGAGCATGACACTCAATTAGCAGTGTTTGCTTTGTCAAGTGTTGGAAGCCTGTATATTCTGGATTTTTATTCAGGAgttcttttagctttttattCATTGCCTGGTGAAGTATTTTCTTCACCTGTTGTGTTTGACAATCAAATTCTCATTGGTTGTAGGGACAACTATCTCTACTCACTtggaatattaaccctttaa